Proteins encoded in a region of the Methanobrevibacter millerae genome:
- the mcrG gene encoding coenzyme-B sulfoethylthiotransferase subunit gamma, giving the protein MVQIYPGTSQVAQNRRNFCNPEHELEKLREISDEDVVKILGHRAPGEEYKSVHPPLDEMDEPDDIVRELVTPIDGAKAGDRIRYIQFVDSMYFAPAQPYLRARSYLCRWRGIDTGTLSGRQVIEARERDIERLSKILLETEYFDTARTGIRGAGVHGHSLRLDENGLMFDMLRRQVFNKETGNVEMVRDQIGVDLDEPVVLGEPLDEETLKAKTTIYRIDGEAYKDDKEAVEVLHNIHVSRSFGAFDPNAGW; this is encoded by the coding sequence ATGGTACAAATTTATCCAGGTACTTCTCAGGTTGCTCAAAATAGAAGAAACTTTTGTAACCCTGAACATGAGTTAGAAAAGTTAAGAGAAATCTCTGATGAAGACGTAGTAAAAATATTAGGTCACAGAGCTCCAGGTGAAGAATACAAATCTGTTCACCCACCATTAGATGAAATGGATGAGCCTGACGACATTGTAAGAGAATTAGTAACCCCTATTGATGGTGCAAAAGCAGGGGACAGAATTAGATACATTCAATTCGTAGATTCCATGTACTTCGCTCCAGCTCAACCTTACTTAAGAGCTAGATCTTACTTATGCAGATGGAGAGGAATTGATACCGGTACATTATCAGGAAGACAAGTAATCGAAGCAAGAGAAAGAGATATCGAAAGATTATCCAAAATCTTATTAGAAACTGAATACTTCGATACCGCAAGAACTGGTATTAGAGGTGCAGGTGTACACGGTCACTCCTTAAGATTAGATGAAAACGGTTTAATGTTTGATATGCTCAGAAGACAAGTATTCAACAAAGAAACCGGTAATGTTGAAATGGTAAGAGACCAAATTGGTGTCGACTTAGACGAACCTGTAGTCTTAGGTGAACCATTAGACGAAGAAACATTAAAAGCAAAAACCACTATTTACAGAATAGATGGTGAAGCATACAAAGATGATAAAGAAGCTGTTGAAGTATTACACAATATTCACGTTTCCAGATCCTTTGGTGCATTTGATCCAAACGCAGGATGGTAA
- the mcrC gene encoding methyl-coenzyme M reductase I operon protein C — protein sequence MIGRCTHVVDCRETSGMGKGGSLAQRGTFAECGTDVCAVAMSPGRRHITKPVCEITFGLREANVLTSTMVLNAGAGVPHDAPAAGGTLFGLTDREVQQMDNFKLLVIHLGGVANHIIYKARLILRNIDKHCIIICESPVDHEDFAKIGVKTSKVMPKDEDIKTEGTIDDIVTGVIRGETISQEKLDEIIRKVKLALGDA from the coding sequence ATGATAGGACGTTGTACTCACGTAGTTGATTGTAGGGAAACAAGCGGTATGGGAAAAGGCGGAAGTCTTGCTCAAAGGGGGACTTTTGCTGAATGTGGTACTGATGTATGTGCAGTAGCTATGTCTCCTGGACGTAGACACATTACTAAACCTGTTTGTGAAATTACTTTTGGTTTACGTGAAGCTAATGTTTTAACAAGTACTATGGTTTTAAATGCTGGTGCGGGTGTTCCTCATGATGCTCCTGCTGCTGGTGGAACATTATTCGGTCTTACTGACCGTGAAGTTCAGCAGATGGATAATTTCAAGTTATTGGTTATTCATTTAGGTGGAGTAGCAAATCATATTATTTACAAAGCAAGATTAATTCTAAGGAACATTGATAAACACTGTATTATCATATGTGAATCACCAGTTGACCATGAAGATTTTGCTAAAATTGGAGTAAAAACTTCTAAAGTCATGCCAAAAGATGAAGATATTAAAACCGAAGGTACTATTGACGATATTGTTACAGGCGTTATCCGTGGTGAAACAATTTCACAGGAAAAATTAGATGAAATTATTAGAAAAGTTAAATTAGCATTAGGAGATGCATAA
- the mcrD gene encoding methyl-coenzyme M reductase operon protein D gives MDIEIFPHRVLGSDTTEKLLNDLEAIDDVKRTVIHGPRFPKTEETLPPQYRERRVITVNGEDVALQVKTGRIFVELSMESTIKEIEEVCKKNIPYGFDINQSRTNYIRKEPTVSDRIKYGDIDLPDELVGMTDQYSSFEDHVKIIKKDTLD, from the coding sequence ATGGATATTGAAATATTTCCTCATAGAGTTCTTGGAAGCGATACAACTGAAAAGTTGTTGAATGACTTGGAAGCTATAGATGATGTAAAAAGGACTGTTATTCATGGTCCAAGATTCCCTAAAACAGAAGAGACTTTACCTCCACAATATCGTGAACGTAGAGTAATCACTGTAAATGGTGAAGATGTAGCTTTACAAGTTAAAACAGGTAGAATTTTTGTTGAATTATCAATGGAATCTACTATAAAAGAAATAGAGGAAGTCTGCAAAAAGAATATTCCTTATGGTTTTGATATAAACCAATCTAGAACTAATTATATCAGAAAGGAACCAACTGTTTCTGATAGAATTAAGTATGGTGACATAGATTTACCAGATGAGTTAGTTGGAATGACTGATCAATATTCAAGTTTTGAAGACCATGTGAAAATTATTAAAAAGGATACTCTTGATTAA